One Anaerolineae bacterium genomic region harbors:
- a CDS encoding LtrC-like protein, translating into MKKEKAKVPAFDEILERLVEMSEEAFRVQFLDYLKCMANFWNYSFSNTILIASQFPNATRVAGIKTWNKLGRRVKKGEKGIAILVPVIARIEKNQEASEEADDIDDADDENREENLKTDTVKEVVVRFRIGYVFDISQTEGEPLPELKWWNDGDAPSALVERITSAIRQDGIEIAEAEKIHYGKGNARGLSLGGKIVVLKDTTPLSKASTLIHEWAHEYRKACYGDSQAGEEVIAEAVAYVVLSHFGLSPDNSAIYIASWQRDKQLLKERLQMVKELSAVIIGKIEKASDI; encoded by the coding sequence ATGAAAAAAGAAAAAGCGAAAGTACCAGCGTTCGATGAGATACTCGAACGGCTGGTGGAGATGAGTGAAGAAGCATTTCGGGTGCAGTTTCTCGACTACCTGAAATGCATGGCAAATTTCTGGAACTACTCATTTTCCAACACCATCCTCATCGCCTCCCAGTTTCCCAACGCAACCCGCGTAGCGGGGATCAAGACGTGGAACAAACTGGGGAGGCGGGTCAAAAAAGGCGAAAAGGGGATAGCCATCCTCGTTCCCGTCATCGCCCGCATTGAGAAGAATCAAGAAGCCTCAGAAGAGGCGGACGATATAGACGATGCGGACGATGAGAACAGGGAAGAAAACCTCAAGACCGACACAGTCAAAGAGGTTGTCGTTCGCTTTCGAATCGGCTATGTCTTTGACATCAGCCAAACAGAAGGCGAACCACTTCCCGAACTGAAGTGGTGGAACGATGGGGATGCCCCGTCTGCCCTTGTCGAGAGGATCACTTCGGCAATCCGCCAAGACGGCATAGAGATTGCCGAAGCAGAAAAAATCCACTACGGCAAGGGCAACGCGAGAGGCCTCTCACTCGGAGGCAAAATCGTTGTCCTGAAAGACACCACCCCGCTCTCCAAAGCGTCCACGCTCATCCACGAGTGGGCGCATGAATACCGCAAGGCTTGCTACGGAGATAGCCAAGCGGGAGAGGAGGTGATTGCCGAGGCGGTTGCCTATGTCGTCCTGTCACACTTCGGGTTATCGCCCGACAACAGCGCGATATATATCGCGTCATGGCAGAGAGACAAGCAACTGCTGAAAGAAAGACTGCAGATGGTCAAAGAGCTATCTGCAGTAATCATCGGGAAAATCGAAAAGGCGAGCGATATATAA